A genome region from Methanococcoides burtonii DSM 6242 includes the following:
- a CDS encoding dicarboxylate/amino acid:cation symporter: MTKRYHIPEPLTLIHPRSLKHLSFELQSLVKGQLWLKIMIGMFLGIIVGLVLGPSTGLVDQTVSYTIGEWLALPGYIFLALLQMIVVPLVFASIIRGIASGEDMEQLKLIGLRTVAYFLATTAIAILIGLTLALIINPGSYISSELVQSTMGSEITQVNEISTTTPGIADVPGMVTNILPTNPLGSLATGQMLQVVVFSVIIGLALVSISPAQSKPLLDLMGSLQEVSMTVVRWSMLLAPFAVFGLISKFTLNLGVAALMGMLVYVGTVLLGLLLLLAFYLLVVFIVSRRGPIDFMRSIRDVLLLAFSTSSSAVVMPLSIKTAEDKLGVRPSISQFVIPLGATINMNGTALYQSIAAVFLAQVFGVELGFGALLLLMVTVVGASIGTPSTPGVGIVILALILSNVGIPTAGIALIIGVDRILDMCRTSVNVTGDLVTCVIMDKWVGGKKPAMQERFEHSKRETERNVLGEDVLVNSHDA; this comes from the coding sequence ATGACAAAAAGATACCATATTCCCGAACCACTTACTCTGATACATCCACGTTCATTGAAACACCTTAGCTTCGAGCTGCAGTCGTTAGTTAAGGGACAACTCTGGCTAAAGATCATGATCGGGATGTTTCTTGGGATCATTGTCGGCCTGGTACTCGGACCATCGACAGGATTGGTAGATCAAACTGTCTCATATACAATTGGTGAATGGCTGGCGCTACCTGGCTATATTTTCCTGGCACTATTGCAGATGATAGTAGTTCCTCTTGTTTTTGCATCTATCATCCGGGGTATAGCTTCAGGTGAGGATATGGAGCAGCTCAAATTGATAGGGTTGCGTACGGTTGCATATTTCCTCGCGACCACGGCAATTGCCATACTTATCGGTCTGACACTTGCTTTAATTATAAATCCGGGTAGCTATATCAGCAGTGAACTGGTCCAGAGCACAATGGGATCGGAAATAACTCAGGTCAATGAGATCAGTACCACAACCCCTGGCATTGCAGATGTTCCTGGTATGGTCACGAACATACTACCTACCAATCCGCTCGGGTCCCTGGCTACAGGACAGATGCTTCAGGTGGTGGTCTTCTCTGTCATAATAGGTCTGGCTCTGGTATCCATATCACCTGCACAATCAAAACCTCTGCTTGACCTGATGGGTTCACTCCAGGAAGTAAGCATGACCGTCGTACGATGGAGCATGTTACTTGCTCCGTTTGCTGTGTTTGGTCTTATCAGCAAGTTCACGTTGAACCTTGGAGTAGCTGCACTTATGGGAATGCTGGTGTATGTAGGGACTGTACTTTTAGGGCTCCTGTTGCTACTTGCTTTTTACCTGCTGGTAGTTTTCATTGTTTCAAGAAGGGGGCCGATTGATTTCATGAGATCTATAAGGGATGTATTGTTGCTTGCGTTCTCAACATCCAGCTCTGCTGTTGTCATGCCTTTGTCAATCAAGACCGCTGAGGACAAATTAGGTGTGAGACCTTCCATTTCCCAATTTGTCATCCCGTTGGGTGCAACTATAAACATGAATGGAACAGCTCTCTATCAGAGTATAGCAGCAGTTTTCCTGGCACAGGTATTTGGTGTGGAGCTTGGTTTTGGTGCTCTTCTGTTGCTTATGGTCACCGTGGTAGGTGCTTCCATAGGTACTCCTTCTACTCCTGGTGTAGGTATCGTTATTCTTGCTTTGATATTGAGCAATGTCGGTATCCCCACTGCAGGTATAGCACTTATAATTGGAGTGGACAGGATCCTTGACATGTGCCGCACATCCGTGAACGTCACCGGGGACCTTGTTACCTGTGTTATTATGGACAAATGGGTGGGTGGCAAGAAACCAGCAATGCAAGAACGTTTCGAGCACTCAAAACGTGAAACAGAAAGAAATGTCCTGGGAGAAGATGTTCTCGTTAATTCACACGATGCGTGA
- the argH gene encoding argininosuccinate lyase yields the protein MSDILRRGRLASVPDEEIINFTSSMNADKWIFKADILVDLAHTIMLKERKIIKAEDCKKILEGLLTIKEEGIEKLDHTYEDIHISLESRLIDMVGEDTGGRMHSGRSRNDEVATCIRLTLRNDLLLLMEELIALRNTLNDTSSENLNTLMPGFTHLQHAQPTTLAHHLTAHANAIGRDLERTMDCYKRVNLSPLGAAAFASTGFDLDRERTCKLLGFDGLIENSMDAVSSRDFLIESASVFANLMINLSKVAEEIVIWSTSEFAFIELDDRYASTSSIMPQKKNPDTAELLRGKSGVTIGSLMSLLAICKALPLSYNRDLQEATPNIMQSLETTRASVRIMNGMIATMSINKENMAGLATAGFTTATELADTMVRVCDIPFRTAHQIVGVLARGSGEPTLGEIDAVAHNVIGESLSSRGLTEKMVKEALDPILNVSKRSVIGGPSPESMERLIESSRERIANNTEILESLIANRDNAIESLFCEVEKCIDV from the coding sequence GTGAGCGATATTTTAAGAAGAGGGCGACTTGCATCTGTTCCTGATGAAGAGATAATTAATTTCACTTCATCGATGAACGCTGACAAATGGATTTTCAAAGCGGATATTCTGGTAGATCTTGCACACACGATCATGCTCAAAGAGAGAAAGATCATCAAAGCAGAAGACTGCAAGAAGATACTGGAAGGTTTGCTCACGATAAAAGAGGAAGGTATCGAAAAACTTGACCACACTTATGAAGATATCCATATTTCACTTGAATCAAGGCTCATTGATATGGTTGGGGAAGATACAGGTGGCAGAATGCATTCCGGTCGCTCACGAAATGATGAGGTTGCGACATGTATCCGACTCACGTTGAGAAATGATCTGTTGCTGCTCATGGAAGAACTTATCGCTCTAAGAAATACGCTTAACGATACCTCATCAGAAAATCTCAATACACTTATGCCGGGATTCACGCACCTCCAGCATGCACAACCAACTACCCTCGCCCATCACCTGACCGCCCATGCAAATGCCATAGGCCGTGATCTCGAACGTACGATGGATTGCTATAAGCGTGTGAACCTGAGCCCTCTTGGTGCAGCTGCCTTTGCATCCACAGGCTTTGACCTCGACCGGGAAAGAACATGTAAACTCCTTGGTTTCGATGGCCTGATCGAGAACTCAATGGATGCGGTAAGCTCAAGGGATTTCCTTATAGAATCAGCATCGGTATTTGCAAATCTTATGATAAACCTGAGCAAGGTGGCAGAAGAGATCGTGATATGGTCCACCTCGGAGTTCGCATTCATCGAGCTGGATGATAGATATGCATCCACTTCATCCATAATGCCACAGAAGAAGAACCCTGACACCGCTGAACTCCTGCGTGGGAAGAGCGGGGTTACAATAGGATCCTTAATGTCACTTCTGGCCATCTGCAAAGCACTGCCTTTAAGCTATAATCGCGACCTCCAGGAAGCCACTCCGAACATCATGCAATCCCTTGAGACCACAAGAGCATCGGTCAGGATCATGAACGGCATGATAGCCACCATGAGCATAAACAAAGAAAATATGGCAGGCCTTGCGACTGCAGGATTTACAACAGCTACCGAACTTGCAGATACAATGGTACGTGTATGTGACATACCATTCAGGACCGCACACCAGATAGTAGGCGTGCTTGCCCGCGGGAGTGGGGAACCAACTCTCGGAGAGATAGATGCGGTCGCACACAATGTGATAGGTGAAAGCCTAAGTTCCAGAGGCCTTACGGAAAAGATGGTAAAGGAAGCACTTGATCCGATACTCAATGTCAGTAAAAGAAGTGTTATTGGTGGCCCATCTCCAGAAAGCATGGAACGTCTCATAGAAAGCTCAAGGGAAAGAATAGCCAACAATACAGAGATTCTCGAATCCCTTATAGCTAACAGGGACAACGCAATAGAAAGCCTCTTTTGCGAAGTTGAAAAATGCATCGATGTGTGA
- a CDS encoding PAS domain S-box protein has product MKNALDKMLSNLYKGLWAVDANNKFIYFSKGMEDITGISEERIIGKDIKDFMEVAQLCVGDETHFTELSLQAKDKLKPTRYHSLSFLTPEGNLNLLSGHIIPMLNGSDKYTGLICTVESVSEQKIREKTFKDMITSKKELEEIYKNSPVVAFLWTAEKDWPVEFVSDNITQFGYTPEDFTSGNMIYGDIVHPDDLDFVRNDITRLEIEGRQFFSKEYRILTRAEEPRWVAERSLMVPDEDGRPSYYQGIIIDVTDRKLAEQALLETEKRFRLIFENSPLGIFTFDKDGIITHCNTNFAMIMGASMDKIIGLNILRSIKDKKMTDAVKPVFARKTGHYEGKCVSALSGKVTPIKADYSPNIAEDGSILGGIGIIEDITTRIESEEALKKYAEELAIANEELKSLDQMKDRFLSNVSHELKTPLTSIKGYTELIYDESLGTLSEQQKEVEKTVLRNANRLKRLVDSLLYISRAQSGNVQYLFEPVSIVEIVEMTLQDLKIQIEEKKLAVEKDIPNDIPTINGDRDKLTDMLTNMVDNSIKFTPEGGSLKFTIKEEDEFIHIVLKDNGIGIPPDMIPMLFQRFYQIDASRTRKYGGTGLGLYICKEIVTAHKGKIWVESKGENKGTEMHIQLPK; this is encoded by the coding sequence ATGAAAAATGCACTTGACAAAATGCTTAGTAATCTGTACAAAGGGCTATGGGCTGTTGATGCAAATAACAAATTCATTTACTTTAGCAAAGGGATGGAAGACATTACCGGTATTTCAGAAGAAAGGATAATCGGTAAAGATATTAAGGATTTCATGGAAGTTGCACAACTATGCGTTGGTGACGAAACACATTTTACTGAGCTTTCCCTGCAGGCAAAAGACAAATTAAAACCTACCAGATACCACTCCCTTTCATTCCTGACACCTGAAGGAAATCTCAACCTGCTTAGCGGGCATATAATTCCAATGCTTAACGGGTCTGATAAATATACGGGATTGATCTGCACCGTGGAAAGTGTATCAGAACAAAAGATCCGGGAAAAGACCTTCAAGGACATGATAACTTCAAAGAAGGAACTTGAAGAGATATACAAGAACAGTCCGGTAGTTGCTTTTCTCTGGACAGCTGAAAAGGACTGGCCAGTGGAATTTGTCTCCGACAACATTACACAGTTCGGATACACGCCGGAGGATTTTACTTCAGGGAATATGATATATGGTGATATAGTACACCCTGATGACCTTGATTTTGTACGTAATGACATTACAAGACTTGAAATTGAAGGTCGTCAATTCTTCTCAAAGGAATATAGGATACTGACACGAGCAGAAGAACCTAGATGGGTCGCTGAAAGGTCTTTAATGGTACCTGATGAAGATGGGAGACCATCTTACTACCAGGGAATAATTATCGATGTGACCGACAGAAAACTGGCGGAACAGGCATTACTGGAGACCGAGAAACGGTTCAGGCTAATATTTGAGAACTCACCACTTGGCATCTTCACTTTTGATAAAGACGGAATAATAACTCATTGTAACACTAACTTTGCAATGATAATGGGTGCTTCAATGGATAAGATCATTGGATTGAATATATTGAGAAGTATCAAAGACAAAAAAATGACAGACGCTGTTAAACCGGTGTTTGCAAGAAAGACCGGTCATTATGAAGGTAAATGCGTATCAGCACTCAGCGGAAAGGTCACACCCATCAAAGCAGATTATAGCCCGAACATAGCGGAAGATGGCAGTATCCTTGGTGGGATCGGCATCATTGAAGATATCACAACCCGAATCGAATCAGAAGAAGCATTGAAAAAATATGCAGAAGAACTTGCTATTGCCAACGAGGAGCTAAAGAGCCTGGACCAGATGAAAGACAGGTTCCTTTCAAATGTCAGCCATGAACTGAAAACACCACTTACATCCATCAAAGGTTATACTGAACTCATTTATGACGAATCGCTTGGAACTTTGAGCGAACAGCAAAAGGAAGTAGAAAAAACAGTCCTTAGAAATGCAAATAGATTAAAGAGACTTGTTGATTCACTCCTCTATATCAGCAGGGCACAATCAGGCAATGTTCAATATCTGTTCGAACCAGTTTCTATCGTAGAAATTGTAGAGATGACATTACAAGACCTTAAGATCCAGATAGAAGAGAAGAAACTAGCAGTTGAGAAGGACATCCCAAATGATATTCCAACCATCAACGGAGACAGGGATAAACTCACAGATATGCTAACCAATATGGTGGACAATTCTATAAAGTTCACACCAGAAGGCGGTTCGCTTAAATTTACCATCAAGGAAGAAGATGAATTCATCCATATTGTGTTAAAGGACAATGGTATTGGAATTCCACCCGACATGATTCCTATGCTATTCCAGAGATTCTATCAGATAGATGCTTCAAGGACCCGCAAATATGGTGGCACAGGACTTGGACTTTATATATGCAAAGAGATAGTCACCGCTCACAAAGGGAAGATCTGGGTGGAAAGCAAAGGAGAGAACAAAGGTACGGAGATGCACATCCAGTTACCTAAATAA
- a CDS encoding ATP-binding protein — protein MNWKQVSLRSKLVLSAVTGVLLVMILATTVTITTQISVQEELAYQQSIEITKGYANQFDGDMRSNMALVRAISSSMSEYNSSDRDEVNRMLHRILEDNPHIIGTYVGYEPNAFDGRDSEFINAEGHDASGRFMPFWNKIEGEIELKPLMDYDTLEYYVYPKVFKDSFITDPYYYEDIFMVSYVAPIIKNDEFLGMAGVDVSLKYVDDVVSQIKAFDTGYAIMTGSSGTILSQPYNKDWIGYKTIYDYDNKELSKAAEDIHHKKSGHVNTIDPVTGKEVVVFYEPIRSKNYGFFLVVPRNEMLAGTFALRDKLIGIGILSVFFMGLAAYVASRSVTSSIDDIVNDFKDMADAAAEGKLNIRANTDIDEDFKKIPEGLNHILDGVMVPFEETIRVAEHLSKGDLKTRFEGEYAGEFRKLADSMNVFAKVLDLIINDSNQVLSAMKEEDFTRNLRVHGHGDLKLLTDGIEQTRHSLQRASVNQQRTEQELKEYAKKLEQSNELKDMFTDIMRHDLLNPAGVVKGFTEVLLMTERDEKTERYLKKIWKSNYQLIEMIQSASQFAKLERSEDLKLESLEIVEVINNSIEILATQSAIKDIEIEFIEDREHFVLANNIIETVFTNIISNAIKYSPERSKVIVEIKENVEHTEITISDLGEGVDNAYKKTIFDRFERVNKSGVKGSGLGLAIVKRTIELHKGEVEVRDNPEGHGTVFWVRLNKLPEISSE, from the coding sequence ATGAACTGGAAACAGGTATCACTTAGATCAAAACTTGTACTTTCTGCCGTTACAGGCGTTCTTTTAGTAATGATCCTAGCAACCACCGTTACAATTACCACCCAAATATCCGTGCAGGAAGAGCTTGCGTACCAGCAATCCATTGAGATCACGAAAGGTTATGCAAACCAGTTCGATGGGGATATGCGCTCCAATATGGCACTAGTACGTGCTATTAGTTCCAGTATGAGCGAGTATAATTCATCAGACCGGGACGAAGTGAACCGGATGCTGCACAGGATACTTGAAGATAATCCCCACATTATTGGAACTTATGTGGGGTATGAACCTAACGCTTTTGATGGTAGGGACAGCGAGTTCATCAATGCTGAAGGACATGATGCATCGGGACGTTTCATGCCATTCTGGAACAAGATAGAAGGGGAAATCGAATTAAAGCCGCTTATGGATTATGACACTTTAGAATATTATGTATATCCAAAGGTATTCAAGGACTCCTTCATTACCGACCCATACTACTACGAAGATATTTTTATGGTGAGTTATGTAGCACCGATCATAAAAAACGATGAATTTCTAGGCATGGCAGGTGTAGATGTATCATTGAAGTACGTAGATGATGTAGTGAGCCAGATCAAAGCATTCGATACAGGGTATGCTATTATGACCGGAAGTTCTGGCACAATACTCTCACAACCGTATAACAAAGACTGGATCGGGTATAAAACCATCTATGATTATGATAATAAAGAATTATCAAAGGCTGCGGAGGACATCCATCATAAAAAAAGCGGTCATGTAAATACCATCGACCCGGTAACAGGAAAAGAAGTTGTTGTTTTCTATGAACCGATAAGATCGAAAAATTACGGATTTTTCCTTGTAGTCCCAAGAAATGAAATGCTAGCCGGGACTTTTGCATTAAGGGACAAACTCATAGGAATTGGAATATTGTCTGTTTTCTTTATGGGACTTGCAGCATACGTAGCATCCCGTTCAGTAACATCATCTATAGATGATATCGTAAATGATTTCAAGGACATGGCAGATGCTGCTGCAGAAGGAAAACTTAACATCCGTGCAAACACTGATATCGACGAGGATTTTAAGAAAATACCGGAAGGTCTTAACCATATTCTCGATGGCGTAATGGTACCCTTTGAAGAAACCATACGAGTTGCTGAACATCTTTCAAAGGGAGATCTTAAAACACGTTTTGAAGGTGAATACGCAGGAGAGTTCAGAAAACTAGCAGATTCTATGAATGTGTTCGCAAAGGTGCTCGACCTCATCATCAACGATTCAAATCAGGTTCTATCTGCAATGAAAGAAGAGGATTTTACCCGTAATCTCCGCGTACATGGTCATGGTGACCTCAAACTTTTGACAGATGGTATTGAACAGACACGACATTCTCTTCAGCGAGCAAGTGTAAATCAGCAGAGAACAGAGCAAGAGCTTAAAGAATATGCGAAGAAACTTGAGCAATCCAATGAGCTAAAGGACATGTTCACAGACATCATGCGACATGACCTACTCAATCCAGCAGGAGTCGTTAAAGGTTTTACAGAAGTGCTCCTGATGACAGAAAGGGATGAGAAAACAGAGAGATACCTCAAAAAGATCTGGAAAAGCAATTACCAACTTATCGAAATGATCCAATCGGCTTCACAATTTGCAAAACTTGAGAGGTCAGAGGACCTCAAACTCGAGTCGCTGGAAATTGTAGAAGTGATCAATAATTCCATAGAGATTTTGGCAACTCAATCAGCTATTAAAGACATCGAGATAGAGTTTATTGAAGATCGAGAACATTTCGTTCTCGCCAACAATATCATTGAAACTGTTTTCACAAATATTATATCGAACGCTATTAAATACAGCCCAGAGAGATCAAAGGTCATTGTCGAGATAAAAGAGAACGTTGAACACACCGAAATTACGATCAGTGATCTTGGCGAAGGTGTTGACAACGCATATAAAAAGACCATATTCGACCGTTTCGAACGAGTCAATAAGTCCGGTGTAAAAGGATCAGGACTTGGACTTGCCATTGTCAAAAGAACCATTGAATTACACAAAGGAGAGGTCGAAGTAAGGGATAATCCCGAAGGCCATGGCACTGTTTTTTGGGTTAGATTGAACAAATTGCCCGAAATATCCTCCGAATAA